The genome window GCTAGAGCACCTCAAGTACCGTCACCGATGACCTCTCTACCAATAACCAGAAAAGATAAAAGGGCTTGAGTCTCATCATGAAGGTTCATGTAACAAGTGATAGATGAACATCTTGCACGCTTCAGATCTTGTTGGTGAACTGAGCGACATAGTCTTAGAGTGCTTCCTCCTCCCCTTGCTTAAGTTTGAGAAGCATTGTCGTCGATGGCTTTGGACGTATATTTCTAAGAAAGTGAAGTTCGAACTCTCGAGTGAGCTAAATAAAAGAACTAATATAGAACAACTTCATATAGGTGTATTATTCTTGTGTTAAGTCTCTTAATATAGTTAGGAAGGCATGATATATCATGGCATTTGAGATACTATATAATAACATTTGGGCATGGAAAGCGATTATGTGCTCCAATGAGTAAGCTGGTTGGGATCGACTCCTCCTAGATGTCCTTGGTGAACGACGATTGACTCGAGGTGGGGTTGATCGACCCTTCTCCTCTGGATCATTAGAATTCTCATCACATCACTTTCAAGTGCTGGTCCATTTATCATAGTTGGATCCTTAGAGAATCATCCATAGAATCTAATGACTAGGTTTAAGATTCAGGTGGAATAGAGTAGTGGTGTGATGGTCTGCTGAACTCTATGGTTGGGGAATGAGATGCTTCCTCGATCGATGCTTTGATGGGCCTTAAGCGCTCTTGAAATGTTGGTATTATGTTTGGTGGGAGAATCTCGACGAGCATCGGTGCTAGCGGTGGTTGAGTTGCTGACCACGACTATGGTGGTGGTGTTGCTTATTGGATTAGCTAGGGTAAGAGTAGAGCAATAGCTTAAATTATACTCATTAGCATCTATACTTACTGAGTGTGATTTAAAAATGCTTCAGCGGGGATGAGCAGATGACTCGGGGTCACCCTTGGGTCGATGAATGGACCCTAGTCTCGTGTCAACGTTTGCGCTAAGGTGAATGCATCCACATGTGGAAAGGGATGCCGATGCTCCTCCTAAGTGAAAGTGTTGTGGGTCGAGGGCAATACCTCCTCGCTTGGGCATTCATTAAGAGGGTtggtaagcgaatgttgctacaaCATCAAGCCCTCATTTTAGCgtcaaaatattaagaaaaaaatattattgatattttggtTAGCCCGACGTGGACTAGACCAATATGTGTAGGGTTGTTCGAGGTGTCTCTAAGGTGAGATTGACAAGCTTCTAAGATGTGGCCTGCATGAAGACTGAGGTTGAGAGAGGTTTATCGACTCGATCCCTTTGATGTCCAAGTTAGTAACCCGAGGTGTACGAGTGTAGGTGCAAGAAATTTCCAATAGTTCCCTATCTTTGTGTTAAAGGCAAGCTTTTAAACCTGATCATAAAAGGTAAAAACGAAACTTGTGATTGTCTTTCTAGTCATAAATGGTGAGAATGAAGCTTACGATTATTTTTCTTATCatagatgataaaaataaaacttctaatttttttttatcataaataacaCAAATGAAGCTTTATCTTATCCTCCTCATCATGTCGTGGTAATCGTAGTAATGTGTCGGTTACTTATGTCATGGTAATCGTAGTAATGTGTCAGTTCCTCATCATGTCGTGGTAATCGTAGTAATGTGTCCGTTGATTAGTTCATGGCAAGTGGTGGGCTTGCAGGATTTGAACTAAGTATGATGTGTCATACAAAATTTAAAGCCCTCAACTTTGATAAATAAGTCGGATACATTATCAACAAACTAATACTTTAGGAATAACCcaagattttaataaaaaaaaatgagaaaaagataaaaattctCCAAAAGCATTAGGTTGAACGGTTATAACATTGCCGCCATTTTGAATTGAGACGACTCACCTTTACCAGAGCCACCCTTTTGTATAAGACGCTTCATGGAATTCCATTGTGTTAGTTCCAAAATATTCCTCATCACAAAATTGAATCATTAATTATTGGGGGCTTTTATATATCTATATAACCTTTAAAAGAGTGAAAATAACGTTTTTATTTCTCTAAAATTTACCATGGCATCATATACACACACAATTGTATTATATCCCTCTAAAATTACGAACAAGTCTTACAGAGTTTCCTCATCAAGCATTTTCGATAGAATCAAATGTTTTTCACAAAAGGCCCTTCAAATACCTGAATGTTTCACAGTGCAGCTAATTAATATCAATAACCTTTTAAGACTACACGATACAGCAAATTGTTGCCAGTGATGGCTTTTTAACAATAATGAAGACCATCCCAAGCTTGTAATTGTTAATATAACTATTTTACAAAGACATTCAGAAGCTTGAGACCCGAAGATCCATTTTTTCTGTCCACAAATAACAAAAGTTGAGACCAAAAAACAACCTAGATTTGACAATAAAATATTGACTTTTCATACATTCGATGCTAAAGATCTTATGAAATAGCAGCATCTCTTTCTCAGCCCCATGCCATGGAAGAAGCATAGTTAACGACCAGCTTACCATCAAATCCAAAGTTCTGCAATCCCAAAGAATATGCAATGCATGCTACCGTTATAAACTATGCAATTATACATAAACATGCAAAACAATTGTAGGCATCAAAAACATAATAAGTCTGAATTCTAAGCTAAAAGTTATATTTTATTCAAACTATCTTCAACATAGATCTCCAAGTTATATTTTATTCAAACTATCTTCAACATAGATCTCCAAGTTACATTTTATTTGCtgactatattatttttattaacagTAGTTTACTTAGGATAAATTCTAAGTCAAGTTAAGGAACAAACATTACAAATTTAGTAGTTAAATTTAATATTAAGACTGAATACATAAAATGCAATTTAAGCAACATTACCAAAAGAACTAAAATTGTAACTAAGATGGATAGAAAAGAAATTAACGTAAATACTAATTTTAGGTGTTATGGATCCATACGTAAgaggataaaataattaaaatattattgataGAGTAAAACAAGGTGGTTAAAGTGGGGAGAGAGATGTTGAAAGCATTGTGTGATCACTATATGCccttagattaaaagaaaaactaTAAGATTATAATGTTGAATAGTTAGAATATACAAAAAGTTGGGACTAAAGAGAAACTATATAATGTTAGTACGAGAGGCAGAGGGGTCTAAAAAGGCTGCATTTAGGAACGCATTTGCATTTTTAATGTGTTGTTAAAGAAAGGGGTTTGAGTGAATGAACAGTTTTATAATGCTCAAAGTGTTTGGTAAAGAATAgatgaaaattaatttttttaaatgtgCATTGACCCAAGTGTTGTTTGATAAAATTGtatttcaaaagtccattaaatattttatgacaaatttacccttctaatatttttaatatttatttaaaaataaatatattttttatttaaattaataagtaaataaaatatataaataaataaatgtaatcttataaaaaatttcatatggcctaaatatataagaaataaaaatataatcatataaatacatataaaataatctttgaaagtaaaataaaatttcaccttataaaaattataaatcatcTTGGTTTATCATCACATCATCTTTGACTTGTAATTTTAGATAATGTCATAGGGAACTTTGAAAATTTAGaaaattatattagcatctcGCAAATACTAAATGCTAGTGCTACCATGAGATAACATCAACATTTGAGCATTTCCAATGTATCATCCAGGCTAAGTATGATTTGAAAATAATTAACCAAACATCaatcacatttgaaatatattcTCAAAAACACTTAAAATACCTTAATAGAAACCATAAATACAGATTTAAATATgctaaacttaactaaacatatggctttttacatatctcaatagcaacaaaagatccatatagtcgaCCCTAAATAGTTAGAACTTAcggttttattattattgttagaaTTTACAAAAGTTAGTATAGAGATGAGAATGTTGTGGTGAATATAAATGATCACTAAACATGACAAAAATTAGAAATATTTTCATTCATCAATAATTAAGTGTAGCCCTTGATAAATGATAATACAAGGAAAATATATCTAAGAGAACATGGACTTCAAAGTAGACCTATTAGATGATGTGATTAGATAAGATGCGTGGATCAAAATTTTGTGAGATAAGAGGGGATAGAGAAAACTTTCTTAGAAACaataaaaagatattcaaatgtgtTTGATTTAATTAGGAATATTGCCTGACGTATATCAATCGTAAAACCATGTAATTGAACCCATATAGTTGGGACGTTATCTTCATAACATATGACGTTTTCATTTCAATTATTTTTGCTTTTCATTATGTGATCAAAGATGAGTCAAGCCTCATAGATTTAAGTAGTCAAGTGTGAATCTTCTCATTCTtaagtatttttctttcttttttttgaattttcttcctTAACCTGAGtttctaaattaaaaatatttagtctCATACTGTTTGAGTTAGATTCTTATTTTCAAACCTATTTTATGTATAGGCCGAATTGGAAGTGTCCTTAAGCCACTAAGAACCAATCTTTGAAAGGTTTAGCACATTTTTAAATAGGATTTCACTCAGAGATTTAGCCGTTTTGGAAAAATTATGATCAATTTAAAGAAAGAAGGTAACATTTGATCTCCCAggtcctctcttctctctctttttatttttcttgtactCTAGAACCCTAAGCAATTTGCTAAAGCATCAGTGCCACACTACTATGGAATGCCACAATACCATCTAGTGTCTACACTGGTGTTGCAGTACTATAGAGTATAGAGTACTCATCAAGAACATTTCGGCAGCTTCCTTCATAGTTGTTCAGACTAGTTTAAGCCCTAAAATTCACTACTAACAGCCCTACGTTTGCTTAGGTTTTCATtctaaaacatcccaagcaacatAATTGTTGTGATAGCTCCTGTTCAGAAGCATGCTTGATACATTGCCTTCAAATATAATCCAACACCCTCCTAATCCCAGTCTTGATGCTTTCACAATCTGTAATTCTTGTAGGAGCATCTCCATTAACACTGTTTCCATATTTTGTCCTGCCACAGGTTGGTATTAAAGCACCTTTCCATATTAGGCTCTTCATCATTATGTACATGATATAagagcatattagatcataactatCATTACACTGTTATATTGGTATATCATTAGATGTAtccatatttaaaatttaatgtaTTAAACCAGTATTTGAACCATCAATTTGTACCTCGTGATAAAAGTTCACTTCATCGAGTCAACATTAGCAGAGGTGATACAACTTACAATAGCTATGGCACAGACATAAGATACAATATAACATAAGCACATAGAAATTCAACCAGAAGTTAAATTAGTGGCATTGCAAGTTTTGTTTGCACAAAATtctgaaataatttaatataaacagAGGTGAATCAACAAGATTAGAAGGCAAAAAACTTACATTGTAGAGATCAATCACCAATTCATCAGGGTTTGGAGAGAAGGCGCTGTTGATATAAACAAACTGTTCCAAAAAAAAACACAATCCTTAGTAACAGCAGATACAGACAAAAGGGTGAGCTGCCTAGTACTTAAAAGGCTATAGACATGATACCAAAGTATCCCGATGAAGTTGCCGACGAAGAAATTCAATAACCTTTGAGAATTTGTCACTTCCAGAAATCTGCCAACAGAATAACTTAATTTGCTTCAACAAGTTTCTGCCTAATTAAACAGTGCCAATACCTTCATAGGATTTCTTAATATCATCAATCAAATTTCAtctagaaaattaaaaaaatgaatttaaatcAGGGTAGATGGAGAGAATGTGCTTGGACAACCTTTATTGCCCAGAATGGGGCTAAATATAATCCTAAGCCTTATTTTTCTGATATGTTTCTACCTCACCTATGATGGTTACGAAGCCTATTACCTAACTTTTATTACATCTTATGTCATACCTTTTTCTTTGCATAAgattatcttttctttttctcactATAATAACAATAATGTATTTTCCCAAGGTTTCCTCCAAAATCCCTTACTAGGAGTCAAAACATCTCCTCATATTGAAACTCTTCAAAATACTAAATGTGCATTCCTATCATGCTAAAGTTAGGAAATAACTTAGTCGCAACTGATTTCAAATGTCTGAATAGTAGCTTTTGCAAGAAATAAGAGAAACTTTCATAtcagaaaattaataatttaagggctttaaagatgagaataatgataaacTTTATTCCATTTGCAACCAGAAAAAGAAAAGCACACATCTCTCAACTTGATCTCATTCAAGAATGTTGACTAAATTAAAAGGGAAAGTACCAATGTGATTTACCTCTCTACAGAGCCTATTTGTCAGAAATAAGAGCACAATATGATGCAATAAGGTTTTTTTTTTGCCTAATACTACGTTAAATGATcaacatttatatgttttatcACCAAAATCAATAAAGTAGAAATCTAGAACAAACAGTATTTAGCTTTTAGTTAAAACTTGCATTAATTCAGTTCACATTTCTCACACCAGAATTTCCTCCATTTTTGTCTAAACCAATGGAAGTTTTACATAGTTTTTTTATATTCAAAAACTCATAAAGGACAATGACAAGTACCTGGAATATGTTTTTGGATAAAACTCCCAACTCTGTGATGTAGCAAGGAAGCAAATAGGTCATTGTCTTGATCATAATCCAGACGATTCACATCATTCTGGCAGttgctttaaaaaaattttaaaatgataacTTATCTCATTATTTAGGTAACATGTTTTTCATACCATATTAAAATCGATATTCATCACTAGCAATTGAATGTTGATGCATAAAATCTCCACTAGACCAGCCAGGTCATAGATGCTGCATTTTCCATTTCAATAATATTGCAAAGATTCATTAAATGACAACAAATTTCAAGCCCAAATTGAAACCAAGTAATGTCACTATGTGAAACACTGCACCTACCAAGCTATTTATACCTGTCCAACATCGGACTTGCGTCTTACCAATAGAAGCATTTAGTTTTCAGGAAATTTTCACTGGAAACTCATATGTTTTAACTGGTTCAGATTATGTATTGATGTGATACGTTTTTTGCAGTCTGATATTCAAAGACCAGATGATGTAAATTCTCTAGTGACTTGGTTTCACCTGAATAAAGAGGCTTTAAGCATTTCTCAATCTACGGCTAAGGCACTATGTGGGAGAAaacaagaagaggagaagaactaGTGATAAGTAACCTCCAGCTTGGTGAGAGGAAACGAAGACAAAAGGAAGAGAA of Musa acuminata AAA Group cultivar baxijiao chromosome BXJ1-7, Cavendish_Baxijiao_AAA, whole genome shotgun sequence contains these proteins:
- the LOC135583304 gene encoding ubiquitin-like protein ATG12 isoform X2; protein product: MIKTMTYLLPCYITELGVLSKNIFQISGSDKFSKVIEFLRRQLHRDTLFVYINSAFSPNPDELVIDLYNNFGFDGKLVVNYASSMAWG
- the LOC135583304 gene encoding uncharacterized protein LOC135583304 isoform X3, coding for MAAESPTAERKVVVHLRATGDAPILKQAKFKSWEFYPKTYSRFLEVTNSQRLLNFFVGNFIGILCLFISTAPSLQTLMNW
- the LOC135583304 gene encoding ubiquitin-like protein ATG12 isoform X1: MAAESPTAERKVVVHLRATGDAPILKQAKFKISGSDKFSKVIEFLRRQLHRDTLFVYINSAFSPNPDELVIDLYNNFGFDGKLVVNYASSMAWG